A window of Ranitomeya variabilis isolate aRanVar5 chromosome 2, aRanVar5.hap1, whole genome shotgun sequence contains these coding sequences:
- the LOC143809758 gene encoding uncharacterized protein LOC143809758 codes for MFSLARSPINSPVPAVEERLTAMRQNLEVLKESLTTAQERYKRSADRFHKPAPMFKGRVVPPPQPVVIDGQEQFVVEEIIDSRIRRNRLQYLIRWQGYPHEEDSWEPVEYINAQQKISRFHQRFPEKPGPGSS; via the exons atgttctctcttgcgag gtctccaattaattctccggtgccggcagtggaggaaaggctgactgcgatgagacaaaatctggaggttctgaaggaatccctgaccacagctcaagaacgttataagagatcggctgatagattccataaacctgcacccatgttcaag ggacgtgttgtgccacctccgcagcctgtggtgattgatgggcaagaacaatttgtggtggaggaaattattgattccaggattcgcaggaatcggctccaatatttgataagatggcagggatatccccatgaggaagactcttgggaacctgtggaatacatcaatgcccaacagaagatttctcgttttcatcagagattccctgagaaaccaggtccaggatcgtcctga